The Desulfuromonas versatilis genome has a segment encoding these proteins:
- a CDS encoding tetratricopeptide repeat protein produces MDTPPPQSTNPGQASNHAKVVELSKKGYQQFKRNRYREAKETYRQALELDPHNPYALTGLGDVLRQLKDYRGAEESYRKVLEQNPRNLFSLRGLGDTMRDVENYAAAVDLYRSYLELRPDDIFVITRLADSYKTLNRNDDAEKTYHRGLGVNPRDHYLLMGLADLYHKMGSHELAIEFYEKVLELSGPMVNIHTIVGNLARRRCEFDRAEFHYRKVLEQEPNNTYALYGLGDTYRWRRDYPKTIKYWERILELSEGTVQMLSRLGDVYRNLGSYLEAERTYLLALSKGYEKFSLLGLAKLRCLQGRLDQALACFDEFLKKEGADRKIIFELGDLLVRTGRQEEALAFYRHAQSKKELPSRMREMVEEQLAKLEEGGP; encoded by the coding sequence ATGGACACCCCTCCGCCTCAATCTACCAATCCAGGGCAGGCGTCCAACCATGCCAAGGTCGTAGAACTATCCAAAAAGGGCTACCAGCAGTTCAAGCGAAACCGCTACAGAGAAGCCAAGGAAACCTACCGCCAGGCCCTGGAGCTCGACCCGCACAACCCCTACGCCCTGACCGGCCTGGGCGACGTATTGCGCCAGCTCAAGGACTATCGAGGCGCCGAAGAGTCCTATCGCAAGGTCCTCGAGCAGAACCCGCGCAACCTGTTCTCCCTGCGCGGGCTCGGCGATACCATGCGGGACGTGGAAAACTACGCCGCCGCGGTCGATCTCTACCGCAGCTACCTCGAACTGCGCCCGGACGACATCTTCGTGATCACCCGCCTGGCCGACAGCTACAAGACCCTCAACCGCAACGACGACGCTGAAAAAACCTACCACCGGGGCCTGGGGGTCAACCCCCGGGACCACTACCTGTTGATGGGCCTGGCAGACCTTTACCACAAGATGGGCAGCCACGAATTGGCCATCGAATTTTACGAAAAGGTGCTCGAGCTCAGCGGACCGATGGTCAACATCCATACCATCGTCGGCAACCTGGCCCGCCGCCGCTGCGAATTCGACCGGGCCGAATTTCATTACCGCAAGGTACTGGAACAGGAGCCGAACAACACCTATGCCCTCTACGGCCTGGGCGACACCTACCGCTGGCGGCGGGACTATCCGAAGACCATCAAATACTGGGAGCGGATTCTGGAATTATCCGAGGGGACGGTGCAGATGCTCTCGCGCCTGGGCGACGTCTACCGCAACCTGGGAAGTTACCTGGAGGCCGAGCGAACCTACCTGCTGGCCCTGAGCAAAGGGTACGAAAAATTCTCCCTGCTCGGCCTGGCCAAGCTGCGCTGCCTGCAGGGGCGTCTCGACCAGGCCCTGGCCTGCTTTGACGAATTTCTCAAGAAAGAAGGGGCGGACCGCAAGATCATCTTCGAACTCGGCGACCTGCTGGTGCGTACCGGGCGCCAGGAAGAGGCCCTGGCCTTCTACCGCCATGCCCAGTCGAAAAAGGAACTGCCTTCGCGGATGCGGGAAATGGTCGAAGAGCAGCTCGCCAAGCTCGAGGAGGGAGGCCCCTAG
- a CDS encoding acyl carrier protein phosphodiesterase gives MNYLLHLYLADPTPESLLGNLMGDFVKGRLDESISPELRQGITLHRRVDSFAHDHDLVRRSKNRISPRYGHYRSIMVDIFYDHFLARNWQRYAPMPLESFAAGVYRLLQEREAQLPTGLRRIAPRMIAHNWLVSYRDVQVIGRVLAGVSGRLRRANPLAEGLGELTRNYDVLQEDFETFVTDLEAFVAEIKAGGVP, from the coding sequence GTGAATTACCTGCTGCATCTCTACCTGGCCGATCCCACCCCGGAGAGCCTGCTCGGCAACCTGATGGGCGATTTCGTCAAGGGGCGGCTGGACGAGAGCATTTCACCCGAACTTCGCCAGGGGATCACCCTGCACCGCCGCGTCGACAGCTTCGCCCACGACCATGACCTGGTCAGGCGCAGCAAAAACCGCATCTCCCCGCGCTACGGCCATTACCGTAGCATCATGGTCGATATCTTCTACGACCATTTCCTGGCCCGCAATTGGCAGCGCTACGCTCCGATGCCCCTGGAAAGCTTCGCCGCAGGCGTCTACCGGCTGCTGCAGGAACGCGAGGCGCAGCTGCCGACCGGCCTGCGGCGCATCGCCCCGCGGATGATCGCCCACAACTGGCTGGTCTCCTACCGCGACGTCCAGGTCATCGGCCGGGTGCTGGCAGGGGTGTCGGGCCGCCTGCGGCGCGCCAACCCCCTCGCCGAAGGGCTCGGCGAACTGACCCGCAACTACGATGTTCTGCAAGAGGATTTCGAGACCTTTGTGACCGATCTCGAGGCGTTCGTCGCCGAGATCAAGGCCGGCGGGGTGCCGTAG
- a CDS encoding carbohydrate deacetylase gives MAAASRADSLPPSPRALIVNADDFHCDRQRSLGILAAARQGIVTSVTILTNQGWEVGLTRSLKAAFGRGIGVHLNLSEGRPILGGSATLTDARGCFLPKQQAWRRALCGGYRPDEVEAEWAAQIEAAQARGIEPSHLDGHNHIHVFPQLAEVAARLARRYGILRIRLPLESVWGRSPRRGVKGAFFGQLAGQAARVFSAAGLVFPQHFAGIHFPRPGRVDELLALLDRLPEGTSELMCHPGYARLPEGSGFSSPRRMQELSALCDPNVLEAIRNRNIRLVNFTDIPLP, from the coding sequence ATGGCCGCTGCGAGCCGGGCGGACAGCCTGCCACCTTCGCCCCGAGCGCTGATCGTCAACGCCGATGATTTCCATTGCGACCGGCAAAGGAGCTTGGGAATTCTGGCTGCGGCACGTCAAGGGATTGTCACGAGTGTCACGATTTTGACAAACCAGGGGTGGGAAGTCGGGCTGACCCGGTCGCTGAAGGCGGCCTTCGGCAGGGGGATCGGGGTTCACCTCAACCTAAGCGAGGGGCGGCCCATCCTGGGCGGGTCGGCCACCCTGACCGATGCCAGGGGCTGCTTTCTCCCCAAGCAACAGGCCTGGCGCCGGGCCCTCTGTGGTGGCTACCGCCCTGATGAGGTCGAGGCGGAATGGGCGGCTCAGATCGAAGCTGCCCAGGCCCGCGGGATTGAGCCCAGTCATCTTGACGGGCATAACCACATCCACGTTTTCCCCCAACTCGCCGAGGTGGCGGCACGTCTGGCCCGGCGTTACGGCATTCTGCGGATCCGGCTTCCGCTGGAATCGGTTTGGGGCAGGTCGCCGCGGCGCGGGGTCAAGGGGGCCTTTTTCGGCCAGTTGGCAGGCCAGGCGGCGCGGGTTTTCTCGGCGGCGGGGCTGGTTTTCCCGCAGCACTTTGCCGGCATCCATTTTCCCCGCCCGGGCCGGGTGGATGAATTGCTGGCACTGCTTGACCGGCTGCCGGAGGGGACCAGCGAACTGATGTGCCATCCCGGCTATGCACGGCTCCCGGAGGGCTCGGGGTTCTCCTCGCCGCGGCGCATGCAGGAACTGAGCGCCTTGTGCGACCCCAATGTGCTCGAGGCGATCAGAAACCGCAACATCCGGCTGGTGAATTTCACCGACATACCGTTGCCCTAG
- a CDS encoding rhodanese-like domain-containing protein: MAILDFFRPVRSMTAQQAKEFMAVHHPDEFHLVDVRQPAEYQKRHLPGAVLIPMGQLEEGLLALDRGKTTIVYCSSGVRSRSAAAVLENAGFADVWNLGGGLQAWDGLVARGAPEPDLAYFDLASTPEQYVALAWWLEEGARRFYAQLAEMLQDREAASLFRELTTAEEHHKATLLAVYEGLAGRPAREDFPSGVLSAEPRRGMMEGGVAVEEALEWARGRQIKDIVELAIAVETNAYDRYLILQRELSDEHACRVFEVISDEERRHLRKLTQLFEHFL; the protein is encoded by the coding sequence ATGGCAATTCTTGATTTTTTCAGACCGGTCCGCAGCATGACGGCCCAGCAGGCCAAGGAATTTATGGCCGTCCACCATCCGGACGAATTCCACCTGGTGGATGTGCGTCAACCCGCGGAATACCAGAAGCGGCATCTTCCCGGGGCCGTGCTGATCCCCATGGGGCAACTGGAAGAGGGGCTGTTGGCCCTGGACCGGGGAAAAACCACCATCGTCTATTGTTCCTCCGGGGTGCGCAGCCGCTCCGCGGCTGCGGTTCTGGAGAACGCCGGCTTCGCCGACGTCTGGAACCTGGGGGGCGGGCTGCAGGCCTGGGACGGCCTGGTCGCCCGCGGGGCGCCCGAACCCGACCTGGCCTATTTCGATCTCGCCTCGACCCCTGAGCAGTATGTCGCCCTGGCCTGGTGGTTGGAGGAGGGCGCCCGCCGCTTTTATGCCCAGCTCGCGGAGATGCTCCAGGACCGTGAAGCCGCCAGCCTGTTCCGGGAGTTGACAACTGCCGAGGAACATCACAAGGCGACCCTGCTGGCCGTTTACGAAGGGCTGGCCGGGCGGCCGGCCAGGGAGGATTTTCCCTCCGGAGTGCTGAGCGCCGAACCCCGGCGCGGGATGATGGAAGGGGGGGTAGCTGTCGAAGAGGCCCTGGAGTGGGCGCGGGGCCGGCAGATCAAGGACATCGTCGAGCTGGCCATTGCCGTTGAAACCAATGCCTATGACCGCTACCTGATCCTGCAGCGCGAGTTGTCCGACGAGCATGCCTGCCGGGTCTTCGAGGTCATCTCCGACGAGGAGCGGCGACACCTGCGCAAACTCACCCAGCTGTTCGAGCATTTTCTGTAA
- a CDS encoding TIGR04211 family SH3 domain-containing protein, which produces MKSIRGLAGLLLTTVLVTAAQAETRYVSDQLIITLRAGKGSEYQIVKTLKTDTPVEVLEEDREYVRVRTQEGAEGYVLKQYLSRDIPKTQVIARLEAEIAGLRGKIDDIEQRRTELASQFKDNRQSHAASESELQEQADALAQKLAQAETELQAVTGRYDELRSKSENVLQLAQEAERLEEENHRILAEVEQLRQENESLLRTGMLQWFLAGGGVFFVGWIAGKLSRKKKRGGF; this is translated from the coding sequence ATGAAATCAATCCGCGGCCTGGCCGGCCTGCTGCTGACTACCGTGCTGGTCACTGCGGCGCAAGCCGAAACCCGCTATGTCTCCGATCAGTTGATCATCACCCTGCGCGCCGGCAAGGGGAGCGAATACCAGATCGTAAAAACCCTCAAGACCGATACCCCCGTAGAGGTTCTGGAAGAAGACCGGGAATATGTCCGGGTACGCACGCAGGAAGGCGCGGAGGGCTACGTCCTCAAGCAGTACCTGAGCCGGGATATCCCCAAGACACAGGTGATCGCCCGCCTGGAAGCGGAAATCGCCGGCCTGCGGGGAAAAATAGACGACATTGAGCAGAGGCGCACCGAGCTGGCCTCCCAATTCAAGGACAACCGTCAGTCCCACGCCGCCTCCGAGTCCGAGCTGCAGGAACAGGCGGACGCGCTGGCGCAGAAGCTTGCCCAGGCCGAAACGGAACTCCAGGCAGTCACCGGCCGCTACGACGAACTGCGCAGCAAATCGGAGAATGTGCTGCAGTTGGCCCAGGAGGCCGAGCGTCTCGAGGAAGAGAACCATCGCATCCTGGCCGAGGTGGAGCAGCTGCGGCAGGAGAACGAAAGCCTTTTGCGCACCGGGATGCTGCAGTGGTTCCTGGCGGGTGGAGGGGTGTTCTTCGTCGGCTGGATCGCCGGAAAACTCTCCCGGAAAAAGAAGCGAGGCGGTTTCTGA